From the genome of Triticum aestivum cultivar Chinese Spring chromosome 3B, IWGSC CS RefSeq v2.1, whole genome shotgun sequence, one region includes:
- the LOC123066302 gene encoding uncharacterized protein, which produces MQALSIKEPEILQVQAEQEMQELGGDAEYNILMTLASTGDPPRVLSLQAVQQSMARAWKNDYYGISQFSRYIFVAHFRSLDAAMFVITRQPWRMGSDNFLLEWMDPEDEIKSIEDYQFSSIYVTVRVYGIPRRFRSKALLSSILESLGELSEFHPINQAMLTAKQEYIWGTIKFQIQRSVRDKVWVTFNKDLAGWAYLFYERIGRICTFCGVMFHSVQHCKIRNNILMSRCRIKFTAEEMEPNRYGEWMTNVELIPQNLKQNMNCNADNFSSFRNPQLARLQRQFIEDPKQKGKEAQQRYPFSKEHNDLLQDAADQQLLQKDQLATNILKENASNTTLMASHVPVSASSDSLCQQALLKGISHQAIPNMQVGIINAPPSSSNTVPPPFKSRPKRACDSIFGLSPPPAKRQPILGQEIDGSTQAPLSDVGAVLVTVPQVNPSPSLLGAPPAGQPIHRLEDVPAATLPASSQTLADGMDSSHGDVVPKYSSRHRPKSSRWDIPPSGFGDTRRHHHVSFHSRTGAVMEKWHSDVTHVGTGLYLGTNRAGTQLGGSSLPYANKDGETYDPRPIRTPSPTSTAGTTCSRRGGCFSPVLDRNYYMGMDVASHTSANITQTTMGTQTEISTLHQGSTTELGQDHTMDVDYHLGQKADQLTNWAAAHGPNAPRAP; this is translated from the coding sequence ATGCAGGCTCTGTCTATCAAAGAGCCAGAAATACTTCAAGTGCAGGCAGAGCAGGAGATGCAAGAACTAGGGGGAGATGCAGAGTATAATATTCTTATGACTCTTGCGTCTACAGGAGACCCTCCCAGAGTTCTTTCATTGCAAGCAGTGCAACAATCCATGGCTAGAGCGTGGAAGAACGACTATTACGGGATTTCTCAGTTTTCAAGGTATATCTTTGTGGCTCATTTCCGTTCTCTAGATGCTGCAATGTTTGTTATTACTAGACAACCGTGGAGAATGGGATCAGATAATTTTCTGTTGGAATGGATGGATCCAGAGGATGAAATAAAAAGTATTGAGGACTACCAGTTCAGCTCAATATATGTTACTGTCAGAGTTTATGGGATACCCAGAAGGTTCAGATCCAAAGCTTTGCTTAGTTCCATTCTGGAAAGTCTGGGTGAATTGTCTGAATTCCATCCAATAAATCAAGCGATGTTAACGGCTAAACAAGAGTACATTTGGGGCACAATCAAATTTCAGATTCAAAGATCAGTTAGAGATAAGGTGTGGGTCACATTTAACAAAGATTTAGCTGGTTGGGCTTATCTTTTCTATGAAAGAATTGGCAGAATCTGTACTTTTTGTGGAGTGATGTTTCACAGTGTGCAGCATTGCAAGATTAGAAACAACATTCTCATGTCAAGGTGCAGAATTAAGTTTACAGCAGAGGAAATGGAACCTAACAGATATGGAGAATGGATGACTAATGTGGAATTGATTCCACAGAATTTGAAGCAAAATATGAACTGTAATGCTGATAATTTCTCTTCTTTTCGGAATCCGCAGCTGGCAAGGTTGCAACGGCAGTTTATTGAGGATCCAAAGCAGAAAGGAAAGGAAGCACAACAAAGATACCCTTTCTCAAAGGAACATAACGACCTCCTGCAAGATGCCGCCGATCAACAGCTGCTACAGAAGGATCAGCTTGCCACAAATATATTGAAGGAAAATGCTAGTAACACAACACTGATGGCCTCTCATGTTCCTGTGTCTGCATCCTCTGACTCCCTTTGTCAGCAAGCACTTCTCAAAGGAATTTCTCATCAAGCAATCCCCAATATGCAGGTTGGAATTATCAATGCCCCTCCTTCCAGTTCTAATACTGTGCCGCCTCCTTTCAAATCCCGTCCTAAGAGAGCTTGCGACTCAATTTTTGGACTGTCTCCTCCTCCAGCAAAGAGGCAGCCCATTTTAGGACAGGAAATTGATGGATCGACTCAGGCTCCATTGAGTGATGTTGGAGCTGTTCTTGTTACTGTGCCCCAGGTTAACCCTTCTCCAAGTCTGCTTGGAGCTCCACCTGCTGGTCAGCCTATACACCGCCTTGAAGATGTACCTGCCGCTACCCTTCCTGCTTCTAGTCAGACTCTTGCTGATGGAATGGATTCTTCTCATGGTGATGTGGTGCCCAAATATAGCAGTCGGCATAGACCTAAAAGCAGCCGCTGGGACATTCCTCCCTCAGGGTTTGGAGATACGCGACGACATCATCATGTGTCTTTTCACTCTCGCACTGGGGCTGTTATGGAGAAATGGCACAGTGATGTTACTCATGTTGGCACTGGCCTTTACCTGGGCACAAACAGGGCAGGAACTCAACTTGGTGGTTCTTCTCTACCATATGCCAATAAGGATGGAGAGACCTATGATCCTCGGCCCATTCGCACACCTTCACCGACAAGCACTGCGGGCACAACCTGCTCTCGTCGGGGTGGTTGCTTTTCTCCTGTCCTGGATCGCAACTACTATATGGGTATGGATGTTGCTTCTCACACTAGTGCTAACATAACTCAGACTACAATGGGAACTCAAACTGAGATTAGCACCCTTCATCAAGGTAGTACAACGGAACTTGGGCAGGATCATACTATGGATGTTGATTATCACTTGGGGCAAAAAGCGGATCAGTTAACAAATTGGGCAGCAGCGCATGGCCCTAACGCGCCTCGGGCGCCATGA